The region TAGTGTAGAGATGAAAGAAGACAAATGGAGCGCCAATTAGCTGCCTCCATAGTGCCTCTTCCTCAACTCTGCCTTCCCGTATGTGGTGCTTACTACCTGAGTTGAACTTAGACACATTATGGCTATACTGGCTGGGGATGAGAGGAATTGTAATCCAAAACCCCTGGGGTGGGCCAAGTTGAAGAAGACTGCCTTAATAGAGAGGAGGGTTGGcgtttttcctcccctcctccttttctttttgagAGCTTCGGCTTTGATGAGTAAAAACAGAtgggtttcccccctccctctgtcttctCCAAATATCTGACCCTGCCATCTTTCCAGgatcattattattaattaattaattccaaCCATCTCGGGTATCTGACCCTGAACAGGTTCAGATGAAATTAAGATGATGGTGGTTGGCTGCTTATGGCACTTCAACTAAAGTACGATCCGCGTTCAGAAAATTCTGGAAGCCGAGATGGTCATCAGAAAGGAGACAACCAAAAGTATTCACCAACTTTCCCTATCCAGGGcttgaagaagcttttaaaattattttatggagGCCGGATTCTTAGAttcacagggttggaagggaccttgtaggtcatctaatccaaccccccccccgcccaagcaggagacccctacagcatttctgacagatggcagcccagtctcttcttgaaagcccccagggatgaagctcccacaatttctgaaggcaacttctgttccatgggttgattgttctccctgttaggaagtttctccttaattccagattgcttcatTCCTTGATTATTACATAGAAGTGCATAGGataagagagtgggaagggatcttgtagatcATCttgtccagcccccccccccccgctcaagcaggagaccctgcacaatttctgaccaatggcagtccagtctcttcttgaaagttttcaaggatgaagctcccacaacttccaaaagcaacttctgttccatgggtgaattgttctcactgtcagaaaattaccAATTGACCTCAATTCATCCATGCTGAGTTAAAGTCCGCACACCTTCCAGTGGCCGAGGTTGCAAAACACAGATTTATATTTAACTAATTCATCAGAAGACAAGTCAATCACCCATGACGTTTTCCCGAAAGTGGTCATCCTTCCAATAGAAATGTTATTTGGATTCTCTGGTCAGGGTATGGACATCCCTTCAGCGGTTCTTACGGCTGTGGGTCAGTGGTGATATTCAAATTTTttgactactggttctgtgggcatggcttggtgggcgtggcttagtgggcgtggcagagaaggatattgcaaaatctccattcccaccccactctggggccagccagaggtggtatttgccggttctccaaactactcaaaatttctgctactgattctccgaagtactcaaaatttctgctaccggttctccagaacctgctggatttcacccctgctttgggtAATATATTTACACTTAATAGGATGCAATTCTGATCATCTCTCAACCTGCAACCCAACGTCACACTGGCCTGTCCAGAGGATACTGGCTGGAGTTAGGGCTGACATTTTGGGGAGCGCCGTAACCAAGAGCGGATTGTGGCTGTTTTGCTCTGAGTCTCAATCCCGCCAGGCCTGAGGTGCAGGGGTCCCTGTACATGTAGGGCGAAGGCGCGACGGGCCCATACATGGAACCTGAGTGCCCTGGAGCACTTGCCAGGCTGTTGAAATTTTCCAGAGACGGAACTCCAGGCAGAGAAGGTCCGGCGGCTGTGGGGAACACGTTCTGGGGCGCAAAAGAGTTGAGGTTGATGGAGTTGAAGAGCTGGAAGCCTTTGCCATGGATAGGGCTGCTGTGTAGCCCCTTGGGAGTCCAGGTGTTATATGCATAGCTGGGGTAAAGGTCTTCATAAGGGTTCCCGGTCAACCCATTCAGCTGCGACCCAAAGGTTCCTTTGCAAACTTCCGTCTGTTGGTGACGTTCCTTTTTCCGCCACTTGGCACGTCGGTTCTTGAACCAAACCTTGAAAGAAAAGAGACGGGGGGAGGAGAGAACAGAAAACAAGTACTCCATTACGCAAGGCTGAGGAAGGATTccaaaactaccgtatttttcggagtataagatgcagtggagtataagatgcaccaagatattgaagaggtaaatttagaaaaaaaggttttgcactttttgtgaaaaaaggggcATACAGAgcgtttgagaggcctgcaaagtactcctgggggctgggagggcaaaaacaagccaaaaatggcccatttttcactcctttttgccttccccagccccaaaaatcactttgcaggcctcccaaaccctctgcacatccgtTTTTACGAATGGGGCTGGgttttaggaggccaaaaatgctgtatttagtatataagatgtacccagattttcaccctcttttttggagggaaaaggtgtgtcttatactttgaaaaatatggtccTCCGTTATGCAGGGCTGAGGAACGATTCCAAAACTTGTTGTATGGAACCATCACCACATGATGGTCACCCAGAGATTGCCCTTGTCCTCTTTtagaagagaagaagaacaatCCAAGGAAGACTATTGAGAGCTACTGGCCTGGGTAGCAGGGAAACTACAGAGAGCATTCTTAAAAGACCAGCTCCTATGGTCAAAAGTGGAGGAAGGTTGTCCATTTATGAGCTTCCAACATCCATGGTGGGAAGCAGTGGGAAGCTATGAGgcgtggtggcatagtggttagagggCAGGACTGCAGGCTGCTTTtgttgactgctggctgactgcaatttggcagttcgaatccccccAAGCCACAGGTGGtatctagcaggttctgaccagttagggagaactggtagcggaaattttgagtagttgggggaaccggaaaataccacctctggctggccccacccccatctattctctccctcccgaatcccagctgatcggaagggaatggggatattgcagtatccttctcctgccacgcccaccaagccatgcccacagaactggtagtaaaaaaaaatgaatcctaccactgccccaggctcaaggttgactcagccttccattcttctgaggtgggtaaaatgaggaaccatattgctgggggcaagaagctgactcttagagagggctagaaaagtggtatgtaagtctaagtgttattgccattcctccttcctccctccttcccgctCCCTTCCGcattatatgtttgtgtgtgtgtatgtatgtattatgtcacaatatttatcagcacaattgcaacatgtatgtatgtatatatgtatgtatgtacgtacgtacatatcagtagtgggtttcaaaaattgttcgaacctactctgtggttgtggcctcctttgtgggagtggcttgccacccatgtgaccagatgggagtggcttgctgcccatgtgaccggatatgaagatgccggtgacacttgtcagaaccaccttaaattacctcacacacagcactggtatgcataagaatatgatgtaaacttgttttttaaaaggcatctttggtttgcgttaaaacaacttcaacacacgcaatgttctgattgcaccacaaacgcagtagtcatccttacctttcacagaggccctgagttttataaatatgagcatgatagtgtagaataatcatatcaaaggaccagtggtgggtttcaaaaaatttcggaacctcttctgtaggtgtggcctgcattccgggcccactggtggaacctcttctaactggttcggtagatttgacgaaccggttctaccgaataggtgcgaactggtaggaacccacctctggtacgtacgcacacacatgtacatatacatatacacacatacatacagacacatgtgcgcgcgcacacgcgcgcacacacacacacacacacacacactttccccgaaaataagacagcctCAcggtgccctggcccagctctccctgcagagccagggcacctccgctgccaccatcgccgccgccatcccagcatggcttttggGGCGGCTTCCAAAAcaaagtcttccagcagtggccacaGACtcccagagcatacaaccatagaatGTACACCCAGAGCAGCCACTAGAGGAATAGTTGGTTTGGAAGCcactgaaaaagccatgctgagatgcagctgcccggcaaaccccccccctctccagctgggcagagagccactcaccaacctagcggtatcccgaaggcatcaagcaacatgagcgcctttgcccccctggtttcccgtggcttggcatcttcaggataccgctaggttgatgagcagcactctgcctggccggagggggggggttgtccaggaggcttatgtttgggggagggcttatgttTTGGCTCacccaaaaatatatataattatatgcatatagttatttattttttaaggagGTGCGAGAATATATCAGAAGTGTTCTAGGGTGCAGCGAGGTATAGAAAAAGTTGGGAACCCCTGTCCTAGTGCTCACATTCTAGAGACAgacgttccctgaggatgggctccggcAAGAGTCTTGGAAGAATTAACCTCTGATCCTGGGGATTGATTCAGACTGGATCCCGCAACACTATCCTGGGGGACGTACATTTACTGACATTTGCAAGATAGATCTATGAATGCTTTCAGTTTGTCCCATTCTCCACGCTTTCCTAGAGGAATGCGTGAACAATCGTAGGGcatgtgtttgcttgtttttgaaagaaaagaaaaccagaaaagtGTTGCAGCAAACCACAAATCGGACATATCGTCCCATCATTTTGTGGTGATTTATGCAAGGTTTCCTCCCCATCTTTCTCCCTCTGCTGTCCTCCAGATGCACTGTCACTCAATTTCCCCCATCCCCAATTTCCAACAAGAATATAGTCTCCACACAACTGGGAATGGAATGTGTTTGGAAAagcagaggaggaaaagaggaggtgaAGCGTGAGAAAGTTTTACGCCTAGTAAATGTCTATTTAGATTCTCCATCCTCCAGGTCGTAGTTGTCCCaaagggtgcttttttcaagaggcaacctgggctttctgtttttctttgaagacattttgcttgtcctccaagaagcttcttcatctctatGCCTAGCTAAAAGTccacggagattctcagtcatccaagtcatgatttaatgaccagctgtctgtaaggaatataaatccttccattcccaaccgtccagacagagctgaagaagcttcttggaagagaagcgaaacttcttcaaagaaaaaaccagaaaatccagtgacctcttgaaaaaaagcatctttgggattttCAATCCTACTCGGTAGACCAGATCAAGAAATCAACATGGtaagatgtcccaaaggtgctttttccaagaggccactggacttccttgtttttctttgaagatgtttcgcttctcaaccaaaaagcttcttcagctctgactggatggtggggaatggaaggattgatactcttTGCTGGTCCTTtccattggcaactttaagacttgcggacttcaactcccagaatttctcagccagtcatgccagctgaggaattctgggagttgaagtccgcaggtctaAAAGCTGCCAAGTGTGGTGGAGACTGCTACTCTAAATCAAAAGACTCAAGAAAAGTAATTCAACTTTAATTACACTATGTCGAAGATGAGCTGGAGAATTGCTTTGatgggctttcaagattctgctaCATGGTCCTAATAATGGCCCTAAAGATCTCGCCTTCCTTTTGTGAGTTTGTCAACTTTACAAGGGTTTACAATTCCTGAAGAAGTTGGGgtataataaaataaagagttggaagggaccttggaggtcttctagtccaaccccctgctcaggcaggaatcctataccatttcagaaaaaagtggttgtccaatctcttcttaaaaacatccagtgttgaagcattcacaactttggaggcaatttgttccacagattaattgttctaaccatcaggaaatttctccttaattctaggttgcttttctccttgattagtttccacccatttcttcttctctGACTTCAGGTGtttcggagaatagcttgactcccccctctttgtggcagccccttaaatattggaggATTGCTGTCACATCATCCctgtttctccttagctctaggttgattctctccttgattagtttccatccattgtcccaaatgtgcttttttcaagaggaaactggactttctgatttttctttgaagaaacttcttggatgggaagcgaaatgtcttcaaagaaaaaccagaaagtccatctgtctcttgaaaaaggcacctttgagacaaccacgatctggatgacagagaatctctatAGGCacttccacctattgcttcttgttctatcctcaggggctttggagaatagcttgactcccttttctttgtggcaacccctaagatattggaagactgctatcatgtctcccctagtccttcttttaattaaactagacatacccatttcctgcaaccgttcttggtagcctccagtctcctaatcatctttgttgctcttctctgcactcttctttAAATTGTGATGATCAAACATCAATGCTTTAtaccaagtgtggtcttaccaagggaaagatttcccttgcacatatgtgcttgtcattcctgaccctagggggtggtgctcatctccgtttcaaagctgaagagccagcgctgtccgaagatgtctccgtggtcatgtgggcggcatgactaaacaccaatggcgcacggaacgctgttccattcccaccaaaggtggtccctatttttctacttgcatttttaacatgctttcgaactgctaggttggcaaaagctgggacgagtcacgggagctcactccgttacgcggcgctagggattcgaaccgccaaactgccaatctttctgatcaatctataataccaaggcattataaagtgatgttAACCCTTCAAAGAAGGGTAGGCCAAGAATCTTTGATCTTGCCAAGGATTGGCATGCAGGCAACTCTCTTCTTCCATAATCCATCATTGGTGTGGCTGAACTAATGGGAGGAACCGTTTCCCTTCTCCCCCCGCCCCATCACTTCTCTCTACAGTGACCCTCACCCTTATCCTTGGCTCGGTCAGATTGGTCCAGCCTGCGATCTCTTCCCTTGTGCTCATGTCCGGGTAGCGGTTCCGCTGAAACGTAGCCTCCAGTTCCTGCAGCTGCTGGCTGGTGAAATGGGTCCGATGCCTACGAGGCTTCTTTTGACCCGTGTTGGCTTCCTCTTCACCGCTGGAATCAGAAGATTTTCCCCGAGAGGTCCCACCATTTTCTcctggagagaaagaggaaagaaggatttATTTCCCCCCTGACATACAATTATAGATATAGCTTCAcacagttcttcttcttctttacatttgtcattcttatggAATTTATTATTCCAtataaaggttataatatacagtttgggttgcattgtttaccatcccttccactttattttccctttcttttctccctccctctcttctctactttctttcttcctcctttccttctcctttcttttttcccttacccctcccctactcctctcttcctcttccccttcctactctccttctctttccctcccttccaccctcctcttctttcccttacttcttcccttacttctcccctactccaactcttcatctttcccttcctacACTCTCTCCTTCGcttcccctcccttccaccctcctctcctacctctttcttccctcctcttcttccccttccttcttctcttacctctcccctacttccccttcctacactctctccttctcttcccctcccttccgccCCCCTctcacctctttcttccttccctcctctatcccttccttcttcccttacctctcccctactcctactcttcccctcccttctgccccctctccttacctctttcttccttccctcctcttcttccccttccttcctcccttacctctcccctactcctactcttcccctacCCCTTCCtacactctctccttctcttcctctcccttctgccccctctccttacctctttcttccttccctcctcttcctctctcaatAAGCTCACatttccgaaccggtagcaaaggtaagtagattcCACCCCTGGATGGAACCCAATTTGGttgtggtcagaagcattcgtgacATATAGtaaacagaactctgaggcaagcAGTTTCCTCAAAGAACAAGTTTATCGGATATATCCTATTGGCACAAgttggtgaaaactgactctgaatgttcctgcggttttcacctaattaaaagtaaaagttttccctctttccccaaacaatcagtcacatgctCCAATCACTGTGCTCTCCGGTTGCTTGGAAACTTTACTTCTCTTCAGCCagctgtgggaatgtccttggttctcaggggaaagtattttgttttggctacaaaactccagctatctctattccccactccctatccctcagctccaatgtggcagcactgaagcttgcaagatggcctcagtcaggccagcttcagagttgagtaatatcttggccCAGGCCCTGGACAACAGAGCTTCCTTGatttctttcaacagtcactaagccaccaatcgtaagtcaaggactacttgtacagcaCAACAATACAATCCCACACCGTTGCTGGGGGAATGAGAAGCAACCCCATGATGGCCTCTGTGTCGAGAAAAGCTCCTCTTGGTTCCCCTTCTCCCTAATTCTTTTCATCCCCACCAGgcattgcactgatgatgtttcctagtttggtaatgaaacatcttcaagaaaagcaCTAAGCTGACAGAACACCAAcagccaccctcctcctcctcctcctccctccccctcctccttttcctctctgcaaacctcactcccttctagcactgatggtgttatcacgtttggtaatgaaacatttgctagaaaaccaccaagctcagaaaactccAAGGACTCCTCAATTCAACTCTGagttgcaaatattctcttctctcagattttaattttactttgcaACAATATCctcattttcttcctccctccgttTTGGAGTCAGCTGTTTGGGATGTAAATTCGGGTTATCTTCTTTTGTTGTTGAGGTCACTTTGTAGGATGCTGTGTGAAGTGTTTCAGCTGAACTACCAGCAAAGCTTCTTTAGAGACACATATCAGATGAAACACAATCTAAGGGCCACTGGAAGGGCGTTTTTTAACCGTTCTTTTCATCAGCAGAGAGCATGGCGGAAATATAGGCAGGTCACCAAAAAGACCAAGGCAGAATTgttggttagaatagaataacagagttgaaaggtaccttggaggtcttctagtccaaccccctgccaatcaggaaaccctataccgtttcagacaaatggctatccaacatcttcttccagtgatggagcattcacaacttctggaggcaagttgttccactgattaattgtttctccttagttctatattattgttctatattattttaaaacagaccaAAATAGCAAAACAATAGCAAAATAGCAGGGATAACCCTATACTGCATGGAAtgtaaatacaatataatattttccccaaattGCATAATATTTTGCATAGGCCTTTTCTTCTGCTAAATCCCCAAAATTATCAAAATGGGGCTCAAGAACAGCAAGGAGCCCTGGGGTGTGACTGTCTTTccctttaaataaaaaatattctggaGGTTTCGCAGACACAGAAGGAAGATAGTCGGCCCGGCATTAAAGAGCTCCACGAATTATGACATTTGGCAAAAATGCTCAAATCTTGCAATTAATATTTGAGCATTCGCCCCTTTCTTATTGGGACGGAAGTCTACCACAGGCCTTATAACACACTGAATGGATGGTgacctccccttccttttcttccatagAAACATTTCCTGATCCTGGTTGCTCAAAATTACACACATTGGAACCTCATCTTACTCTTGTGGGTGAAGGAAAACATTTCCCTTTCCACttgtattttaaaacaatgttaatTTTTTGGTGGCAGAAAATTAATGGGATCCAGGAATGATGTGATCAAGGAACGGGCGACACTTAggatatagaataacagacttggaagggaccttggaggtcttctagtccagcccaccgcttaggcaggaaaccctacaccacttcaggcaaatggttgtccaacctcttcttaaaaacttccagtgttggagcattcacaacttctggaagcaacttctgttccactggttttcCACAGGTGTGCCAATATGTCCATcttacaagtatatattcaagttaattttctaactttcaggaaatttatcctcagttctaggttgcttctctccttgattagtttctgccCATTGCTTCAtcgttctgccctcaggtgccttggagaatagcttgactccctcttctttgtggcagcccctgagatattggacgactgctattatgtcatccctagtccttcttttcatcaaactagacatacccagttcctgcaactgttcttggtaccttttagcctccaatcccctaatcctctttgttgctcttctctgcactctttctagagactccacatcttttttacattgtggcaaccaaaactgaatgcaggattccaagtgtgtccttaccGCTTGTTTGACCCAAGGCAACACTGGGACAGCGTCAGCATTGCCCCTACACCATGGAAGACGGACCATTTCCCAGTGAGTCTTGGACTCTTCAGTCCGATTGAACTTCCCATGAATACTGGATACCATTTATCCATCTGAAGAGAGGTTGCACTTCCTCAAAAGTAGCCCCCTCCCCCGTCAATGGTTTGCAAGATTCCCAAACCAACCTGAATTTCCCCCCAAAACGCCATGCCTTACCACTACTTTCTATGCCAGATGTTCCCAAGAGAGTTTGTGGTCGTATCCCCTTCGCGTTTCCATCCGAGGTGTCCAACAACGTTGACATAGTTCCCAAAAACGCAAAAGCCAAAGCCTTCTATTCCTTCCAGTTTGGAGTAGAGGAGCAGAAGGAAGTTGCTTTGCGCCCCACAGGTTGCAAAGGATTTTCCCGGTGGAAAGTCCTGGGGTGGACAAATGGGAAAAGGCTCAAGAGGGAGGGAAAATATATATGGCAGCAATCTTGAAGA is a window of Thamnophis elegans isolate rThaEle1 chromosome 13, rThaEle1.pri, whole genome shotgun sequence DNA encoding:
- the LOC116517058 gene encoding pituitary homeobox 2-like, which gives rise to MSTLLDTSDGNAKGIRPQTLLGTSGIESSGENGGTSRGKSSDSSGEEEANTGQKKPRRHRTHFTSQQLQELEATFQRNRYPDMSTREEIAGWTNLTEPRIRVWFKNRRAKWRKKERHQQTEVCKGTFGSQLNGLTGNPYEDLYPSYAYNTWTPKGLHSSPIHGKGFQLFNSINLNSFAPQNVFPTAAGPSLPGVPSLENFNSLASAPGHSGSMYGPVAPSPYMYRDPCTSGLAGLRLRAKQPQSALGYGAPQNVSPNSSQYPLDRPV